CAGTTATCCCCTCCACCACGATGATGGCATTGCTGATATCCCGTTGGATAATGTCGAGTGCCGGGCAACCCGTGAATGTAGGGAGCACACCTACTTTTGCCTGAGACCCTTCCACCTCGACACCTTCCACCATTCCGAGGTCCAAAATACTGACAGAGTCGATTTCAGGGTCTGTAACACCTTGGAGCACGTCAATAATCGTGTCCACCAATTGTTTAGATTCAATTCCGGTCATCGTAACCCTCCTCTCAGGTTGAAATTTAGTTGTTTCGTAGTGAATTGATTTCGTTTGAAAAATATCAAAACAATACGATCTAAAACCGTCACGTTCTATGACAATCCGTATGATGTGTTACCAAGCCACTTTCGGATTCGTCTCATAAACCTCAGACAGTGTAGATAACGCTTGAGCAAGGTCTTCTGTATGTTCTCCCTGGCGGCCGTTTCCTTTTGTCATGCCAAGTGCACCAGGCAATGGTACACCGACTTGTTCAAATGTCTTTTCCATATGTGCAAGCCATTTGCTGCGCATTTCCTCTTCACTAGCGATGTATCCTTTGCTTACCATTTCTTCAGCAAAAGGTCCTAGCGTAAGGACACCGTCCATTTCGTTCCAGCATCTTTCAATCGCTGCTGTCATACGCTTTTTCGCTTCATCTGTACTCGTCATCAATTGCTTGAACCAGGTTTCCCAGTGCATCAAGTGATATTGAAGCTCGATCAGTGCTTTTGATGCAGCATTTGTAAGAGGTTCATAGCTTGATTGTTTCAAAGATTGCATGCGGATCTTTTTATGGACGGAATAGAAATAGTTCCGTACAACCGCGAAAGCCCAGTCGAATTTCGGCTGTTCAAGGTACGTACCTTCGCCGTTCTTCTCTTCTAAAAGTATTGCATTTCTGAATTTATCAGGTGTTCTCAAATGGGAGAGTTCATCCGCTTTCCCCTCACCTAATTCTTCAAGTAGACTGTAAAACTTCACCGCGTGCCCCATCATGTCCTGGTTGATTGATGAATAGGCGACATCTTCTTCTATGTGTGGTGCAAGCCCGAGCCATTCTGAACCGCGATACGCTAAGATGAAATCATCATCTGCTAAGGAATAGAGCAGTTCCACTAGTGCTTTATCCTGTGCCATCACTCTTTTCCTCCCTTGCTGTTACTAAGTAAACTTTGTTCCGTGAATTGTTCCTGTTGATATTTACGCCATTTTTTCTTCAAATAACCGTAACCTTTCGTTTCGCGGTATTCTTTATTATTCAGTCGCTTCAACATTTCACGTTCTTCCTGGGTCATTGTACGGATGTTATCTCTCTTTGCAACCCAGATGTCAGCTACAGGCTCACGGCGGAAGAAGTTTTCCCTTGCCATGATCAAGGCCATTTCTTCATTAGGAGCTAAAAGACTGAATTGATGTTGTAGTGGGCTTTTATCTGTTTTTTTACTGAATACTTCATACACACTATAAAAACCGTCTTTTTCTTGGCTCAATGGTTTCCCCTCCTCGTCCGTCTATACTGCCTTCGATGTTGGATTTAAAGCCTCGCGCACCCAGGCATTGTTATCGTAAGAAGTTTTACGAAGTTCAAGTCTCTCTTTTGATTGTG
The DNA window shown above is from Alkalihalobacillus sp. TS-13 and carries:
- the paaB gene encoding 1,2-phenylacetyl-CoA epoxidase subunit PaaB; protein product: MSQEKDGFYSVYEVFSKKTDKSPLQHQFSLLAPNEEMALIMARENFFRREPVADIWVAKRDNIRTMTQEEREMLKRLNNKEYRETKGYGYLKKKWRKYQQEQFTEQSLLSNSKGGKE
- the paaC gene encoding 1,2-phenylacetyl-CoA epoxidase subunit PaaC; amino-acid sequence: MAQDKALVELLYSLADDDFILAYRGSEWLGLAPHIEEDVAYSSINQDMMGHAVKFYSLLEELGEGKADELSHLRTPDKFRNAILLEEKNGEGTYLEQPKFDWAFAVVRNYFYSVHKKIRMQSLKQSSYEPLTNAASKALIELQYHLMHWETWFKQLMTSTDEAKKRMTAAIERCWNEMDGVLTLGPFAEEMVSKGYIASEEEMRSKWLAHMEKTFEQVGVPLPGALGMTKGNGRQGEHTEDLAQALSTLSEVYETNPKVAW